A single genomic interval of Leishmania panamensis strain MHOM/PA/94/PSC-1 chromosome 25 sequence harbors:
- a CDS encoding hypothetical protein (TriTrypDB/GeneDB-style sysID: LpmP.25.0740), with amino-acid sequence MSSVEDENQAVEGYSAFVPMEENGSPEDPQVNVTVLDEAVEEGAVCIEEHELAAADRDLSNPFVFNMASREVDEGYMSVIRGLNTFDREDEEVCRNAVDICKDIIAVEQSLFSEAPSYVTYFMSAQRAKAIAYNKSVQPHLTLPTASGATCNWEEQRAYVDPSVPLLLPYDAERFKLERPERTPAEGTYHDLFYGDGTQVVFSAPPDNKRKQLEEEHKKHPHPSYHGPYVFKPEHKKPMRVPADFVPSCAVVENSRSASRNKRMSMTKPKKQNKKKVITK; translated from the coding sequence ATGTCTTCTGTCGAAGATGAAAACCAGGCAGTTGAGGGGTACAGCGCGTTTGTACCGATGGAAGAGAACGGTTCACCAGAAGATCCTCAGGTAAATGTTACTGTCTTGGATGAGGCTGTAGAAGAGGGAGCGGTTTGTATCGAAGAACATGAACTCGCAGCGGCGGACAGAGATCTTTCGAACCCCTTTGTCTTTAACATGGCTTCGCGTGAAGTGGATGAGGGCTACATGTCTGTTATTCGGGGACTGAACACCTTTGACCGTGAGGATGAAGAAGTGTGCCGAAATGCTGTGGACATCTGCAAAGATATTATTGCAGTGGAGCAGAGCCTTTTTTCTGAAGCTCCCAGCTATGTTACATACTTCATGTCTGCGCAGCGTGCAAAGGCGATTGCGTACAACAAATCAGTCCAGCCACATTTGACTCTTCCCACAGCGAGCGGAGCTACTTGCAATTGGGAAGAACAACGGGCGTACGTTGATCCCAGTGTGCCGCTGTTACTTCCGTATGATGCTGAGCGGTTCAAGCTGGAGCGGCCTGAGAGAACCCCGGCAGAGGGCACGTACCACGATCTCTTCTACGGTGATGGCACGCAGGTCGTGTTCTCTGCTCCACCCGACAACAAGCGGAAGCAACTTGAAGAAGAGCATAAAAAGCATCCCCATCCGTCCTATCACGGACCGTACGTCTTTAAGCCGGAGCATAAGAAGCCCATGCGTGTTCCTGCTGATTTTGTTCCTTCCTGCGCAGTTGTTGAAAATTCTCGCTCTGCCTCACGGAATAAGCGTATGAGCATGACGAAACCCAAGAAGCAAAACAAGAAGAAAGTAATCACAAAGTAG
- a CDS encoding hypothetical protein (TriTrypDB/GeneDB-style sysID: LpmP.25.0730), with translation MFQGFSETQELRALYNFGELGSATNRRNGAAPAQTPPQASDVGNHDRESAESDNGDYSPREAHDDHEAFPSPAFGARVDIHVTNTATIGDAEVVKKKAKASVLKEVFGVNKESTKGMTDEQKKAASLEQRWQNALLEEQRLNDLEQRVSRDEVAATELGQLPNFPRKFLCIHPLVYHSISVVPEHRQLFVKMAFWDWVAVCILLVANCVVAIGVTSAPIRSNVAVNHDVNKVLNGVLAILYLIGIPLSFLLWYWRIYRGCSTGRPPQHILALCGLFIALAQAIFALVGSESYGVCGIILAKWIQETRATGVVVPVAVIAVLWAVQAVFTCYMITKMFIFYRRDLAARRAARRHGINVVG, from the coding sequence ATGTTCCAAGGCTTTAGTGAGACTCAGGAGCTTCGTGCTCTCTACAATTTTGGCGAACTGGGCTCGGCGACCAATCGTAGGAACGGTGCTGCACCTGCACAGACTCCCCCGCAAGCTAGCGATGTCGGCAACCATGATCGAGAGAGTGCAGAGAGCGACAATGGTGATTACTCTCCCCGGGAGGCGCATGACGACCATGAGGCTTTCCCATCTCCTGCTTTTGGTGCACGAGTCGATATCCACGTGACAAACACAGCCACTATTGGCGATGCAGAGGTTgtgaagaaaaaggcgaaggCTAGCGTGTTGAAAGAGGTCTTTGGAGTGAACAAAGAGAGTACAAAAGGAATGACAGATGAACAGAAGAAGGCTGCAAGCCTTGAGCAACGTTGGCAAAATGCACTTCTGGAAGAGCAGCGTCTGAACGACTTGGAACAGCGTGTTAGCCGTGACGAAGTCGCCGCGACAGAACTAGGACAGCTTCCCAACTTCCCACGCAAGTTCCTCTGCATACATCCGCTCGTGTACCACAGTATCTCGGTGGTACCGGAGCATCGGCAGCTGTTTGTAAAGATGGCCTTTTGGGACTGGGTTGCCGTGTGTATTCTTCTCGTAGCCAATTGCGTGGTAGCTATAGGTGTCACCAGCGCTCCCATTCGTTCCAACGTTGCAGTTAATCACGACGTTAACAAAGTACTGAACGGCGTGCTTGCTATTCTGTACCTCATTGGTATCCCGCTGAGCTTTTTGCTTTGGTACTGGCGAATTTACCGAGGATGCTCGACGGGGCGCCCACCGCAGCACATTTTAGCATTGTGCGGCCTCTTCATTGCTCTGGCGCAGGCCATTTTTGCCCTCGTTGGCTCCGAAAGCTACGGAGTCTGTGGTATTATACTTGCGAAGTGGATTCAGGAGACGCGTGCAACTGGCGTAGTGGTACCTGTAGCAGTCATAGCAGTGCTCTGGGCTGTTCAGGCCGTCTTTACGTGCTACATGATTACTAAGATGTTCATCTTCTACCGGAGGGATCTGGCCGCCCGCCGTGCCGCTCGCCGCCACGGCATAAACGTTGTAGGCTGA
- a CDS encoding hypothetical protein (TriTrypDB/GeneDB-style sysID: LpmP.25.0780): protein MDVVAGPSFVLRHIRRCGAEELNQTPQRTTASSTGTTTTSSSFYATEVLLKVGVPAPLASADSSPGKASPALVCYMCPAYILQVGCPALRELLADAFDGGPSEICGVGNEAGTNSAAAVALPSSSPFVVIPLPFLDGDVFHVLAIYLEYFYAFDCTVTTAITATVAHQSFTPLPSSSTRTPSSLRRPLNFQDLYALSTWEHYYVLCQLLGLERSQVDSLRLVEYGAWVDLLGGASAVRLPKGETQQKRQGAVAHDAALSQQRAECFSLANRRRMWSRLCQVLEVASRLGMSTLRLLCATVAANMLVDLDADGLARLMVSSGNGSGASGIPPFTAQARAQLLQRYPWLKPQ, encoded by the coding sequence ATGGATGTCGTAGCCGGGCCGTCTTTTGTGCTGCGCCACAttcgtcgctgcggcgctgaggAGCTAAACCAAACTCCACAGCGAACCACAGCGTCAAGCACGGGCACCACTACCACTAGCAGTAGTTTTTATGCCACGGAGGTTCTTCTCAAAGTAGGGGTACCAGCACCCTTGGCCTCCGCTGACAGCTCCCCTGGTAAGGCCTCaccggcgctggtgtgctATATGTGTCCGGCATACATTCTGCAAGTAGGATGCCCAGCACTGCGCGAGTTGCTGGCAGACGCTTTTGATGGTGGTCCCAGTGAGATTTGTGGAGTGGGCAATGAAGCCGGCACAAActccgctgcggctgtcgcgttgccgtcgtcgtcacctTTCGTGGTGATTCCACTTCCGTTTCTCGATGGAGATGTCTTCCATGTGCTGGCGATATACTTGGAGTACTTCTACGCCTTTGACTGCACCGTCACTACGGCCATCACGGCAACCGTGGCCCATCAATCTTTCACGcccctgccctcctcctcgactcGCACTCCGtcctcgctgcggcggccgctgAACTTTCAAGACCTCTACGCCCTCTCGACGTGGGAGCACTACTACGTCTTGTGTCAACTCCTGGGGCTAGAGCGGTCGCAGGTGGATTCCCTCCGTCTGGTGGAATACGGGGCGTGGGTTGATCTACTCGGTGGCGCCTCTGCAGTACGACTGCCGAAAGGGGAGACCCAGCAAAAGCGCCAGGGGGCTGTCGCACACGACGCTGCACTCtcccagcagcgcgccgagtGCTTCTCACTCGCCAACCGTCGACGGATGTGGTCACGTTTGTGCCAGGTACTGGAAGTGGCCTCGAGGCTGGGGATGTCTACCTTGCGGCTGCTCTGTGCAACTGTGGCAGCGAACATGCTCGTCGACCTCGATGCGGATGGCTTAGCGCGACTGATGGTGTCCTCTGGGAAtggaagcggcgccagcggtATTCCTCCTTTTACGGCCCAGGCACGAGCGCAGTTGCTACAGCGATATCCGTGGTTGAAGCCCCAGTAG
- the PP2C gene encoding protein phosphatase, putative (TriTrypDB/GeneDB-style sysID: LpmP.25.0770), with protein MGIPLPKPVMTQLQERYGNAIFRCGSNCVNGYRETMEDAHLTYLTDSWGFFGVFDGHVNDQCSQYLEKAWRSAIENEPIPMTDDRMKELALRIDQEWMDSGREGGSTGTFFVALKEGNKVHLQVGNVGDSRVVACIDGACVPLTEDHKPNNEGERQRIENCSGRVENNRVDGSLAVSRAFGDREYKLGGGGQLEQKVIALADVQHRDFTFNSEDFVLLCCDGVFEGNFPNEEVVAYVKQQLETCNDLAEVAGRVCEEAIERGSRDNISCMIVQFRNGVDYAAEPHFTVVPGPFSAPRNSSFRKAYESMADKGNTTVGALLEKRYDTLKAADALTPEETEELSQFEDGPDAKLTGAERQKWFSNYFQKLCEASTNGPGDQMERLQSLQQQAGIPLSILLSLMGEQTQ; from the coding sequence ATGGGCATTCCACTTCCGAAGCCAGTGATGACGCAGCTCCAGGAGCGCTACGGCAACGCCATCTTCCGCTGCGGCTCCAACTGCGTGAATGGGTACCGTGAGACCATGGAGGATGCCCACCTGACGTACTTGACGGATAGCTGGGGTTTCTTCGGCGTCTTTGATGGCCATGTGAACGACCAGTGTTCGCAGTACCTCGAGAAGgcatggcgcagcgccataGAGAACGAGCCGATACCCATGACTGATGATCGGATGAAGGAACTGGCACTACGGATCGACCAGGAGTGGATGGACTCGGGTCGCGAAggtggcagcaccggcacctTTTTCGTAGCCCTCAAGGAGGGCAACAAGGTGCATCTGCAGGTCGGCAACGTCGGTGACTCACGTGTGGTGGCCTGCATCGACGGTGCCTGCGTCCCCCTGACGGAGGATCACAAGCCGAATAATGAgggggagcggcagcgcattGAGAACTGCTCAGGGCGTGTGGAGAACAACCGTGTCGATGGCAGCCTAGCCGTCAGTCGTGCTTTTGGCGACCGCGAGTACAAGctaggtggtggtggtcagTTGGAGCAGAAGGTGATCGCCTTAGCCGACGTCCAGCACAGGGATTTCACCTTTAACTCTGAGGACTTTGTGTTGctctgctgcgacggtgtCTTTGAGGGCAACTTCCCGAatgaggaggtggtggcctacgtgaagcagcagctcgagacCTGCAACGACCTCGCCGAGGTGGCTGGGCGCGTATGTGAGGAGGCCATCgagcgcggcagccgcgacaACATCTCCTGCATGATTGTGCAGTTCAGGAATGGCGTTGACTACGCTGCTGAGCCTCACTTCACCGTCGTACCCGGGCCGTTTAGCGCGCCGCGCAACAGCAGTTTCCGCAAGGCGTACGAGTCAATGGCAGACAAGGGCAACACGACCGTCGGCGCCCTCCTAGAGAAGCGCTATGACACCCTCAAGGCCGCTGACGCCCTCACGCCGgaagagacggaggagctgAGCCAGTTTGAGGATGGCCCAGATGCGAAGCTGACCGGCGCTGAGCGGCAGAAGTGGTTCTCGAACTACTTCCAGAAGCTGTGTGAGGCTTCAACGAACGGACCGGGCGACCAGATGGAGCgcctgcagtcgctgcagcagcaggccgGGATTCCGCTCTCGATTCTGCTCTCCCTGATGGGGGAGCAGACGCAGTAG
- a CDS encoding DNA repair protein, putative (TriTrypDB/GeneDB-style sysID: LpmP.25.0760), producing MMSNFAQHPDLTLNERLVWRPAKGKDQVYNYILQKAPTARARCRKCSQLISKGEMRVGVPIRHNAGDNGWISAWQHLGCTRMEKSESENYESTMHGFTELKPEEQVHVVNEINSMEMPDHLKPLDPNDLMHRGKMEQMSPPSALLRHLLPYQKEGMGWMVRQETESPVKGGILADEMGMGKTIQAIGMMLTHRINGPTLIVCPVSSMLQWEAEIKEHVVPGALSVVIVYRTTKVTKEELENADVVLTTYPMLEQAWRALINEIKVPCPYCELLFIPRQLVVHNKYFCGPRARKTLKQAKREKHTAPAAVSNSRGLQSNETIRKGLRTLHVDLGEEEVAEEEVNAFNATTAQPQRKRCRKDAANGTVDPAGEVNGGSISAAKKEKQEESGSKVVDGCQSSPEKATFKCSIKVEDATDEVTALAKKGTVAQPAAASRGVVGPIGMYQELMREAGRTVRSRWDAARKDGESSEDENMAESSEGNDSDASDLSYDSAAAAAEEAAAEEQASKALEAFRCTACHFQLLRYPFCPKNGQHHVIREDLRDIIEKDTGGDDVDLDASIFHSIKWARIILDEAHRIKGRTTSTARSAFALVAEYRWCLTGTPLQNRVGDLYSLLRFLRMRPYAHYYCEREGCSCASLSHPFSSTSLHQCVFCGHGPLQHHSYFNRYILNPINRYGYIGDGRRGMMMLSNDVFSRAMLRRTKVERAADLQLPSLTVEVLHIQLTREERNFYESLYKKSTAEFDTFVHKGTVLHNYAHIFQLLSRLRQALDNPLLVMHGMNVGTVVNVKGVCGICGDGIEGESALKVHPCRHQFHRLCLGQFLESAPDNEFHCSICFVRINVDLRQLRQDAEEDDDEGIGGFAAALPPELEDEVNTEENDDAEGNEDGSLSQVSQYMQNKGRRRTTHTAPTKKEQRSILTRLDPQKPLHGTKLDAIADYIERVPKDEKVVVFSQFGSMLDLMQYWLQRRFIKAVKLCGSLTLTQRQSVLQAFLHDRSVRVILISLKAGGEGLNLQVANHVVLTDPWWNPAVEMQAVQRAHRIGQTRPVHAVRFVTEHSVEERMVDLQEKKMLVFEGTIDGKLQSLNKLTEEDLQFLFTR from the coding sequence ATGATGTCGAACTTCGCACAACATCCTGATCTTACGCTAAACGAGCGGTTGGTCTGGCGGCCAGCGAAGGGCAAGGACCAGGTCTATAACTACATCCTGCAAAAGGCTCCGACGGCCAGGGCACGATGTCGGAAGTGCTCACAGCTGATCTCAAAGGGAGAGATGCGAGTTGGTGTACCCATTCGCCACAACGCAGGCGATAACGGGTGGATCTCTGCGTGGCAACACCTTGGGTGCACCCGCATGGAGAAGAGTGAGTCGGAGAACTACGAAAGCACCATGCACGGGTTTACAGAATTGAAGCCAGAGGAGCAAGTGCATGTGGTCAATGAGATCAACTCTATGGAAATGCCAGATCACCTTAAGCCGTTGGATCCAAATGATTTGATGCACCGAGGTAAGATGGAGCAAATGTCACCGCCGtccgcactgctgcggcacctgtTGCCTTATCAGAAGGAGGGAATGGGGTGGATGGTGCGCCAGGAGACTGAGTCTCCCGTCAAGGGCGGCATCCTTGCGGACGAAATGGGTATGGGAAAAACTATCCAGGCCATCGGAATGATGCTCACGCACCGCATCAACGGCCCCACGCTTATTGTCTGTCCGGTAAGCTCCATGTTGCAATGGGAGGCTGAAATTAAGGAGCACGTGGTCCCTGGAGCTCTCTCGGTTGTCATCGTGTACCGCACCACCAAGGTGacgaaggaggagctggaaAACGCGGATGTTGTTCTTACCACTTATCCAATGCTCGAGCAGGCCTGGCGCGCTCTCATCAACGAGATCAAGGTACCATGTCCCTATTGTGAGCTGCTCTTTATTCCTCGCCAGTTGGTGGTGCACAACAAGTACTTTTGTGGTCCGCGCGCCAGGAAGACATTGAAACAGGCGAAACGTGAAAAGCACaccgcgcctgcagcagtgagTAACTCAAGGGGTCTGCAGTCTAACGAGACCATTCGAAAGGGGTTGCGAACACTCCACGTAGATCTcggtgaagaagaggtagccgaggaggaggtcaaTGCGTTCAATGCTACAACggcacagccgcagcggaaGCGGTGTCGCAAGGACGCAGCTAACGGCACGGTTGATCCGGCTGGGGAGGTCAACGGCGGTAGCATCTCCGCGGctaaaaaagagaagcaagagGAGTCGGGGAGTAAGGTGGTTGATGGTTGCCAATCATCACCCGAAAAGGCAACTTTCAAGTGTTCCATCAAGGTGGAAGATGCCACTGATGAGGTGACAGCGCTGGCAAAAAAAGGCACTGTGGCCCAGCCAGCTGCGGCTTCACGGGGAGTTGTTGGGCCGATCGGCATGTACCAAGAGCTTATGCGAGAAGCTGGCCGCACCGTGCGCAGTCGCTGGGACGCGGCGAGGAAGGATGGCGAGAGCAGCGAAGACGAAAACATGGCTGAGTCCAGTGAGGGCAATGACAGCGATGCGTCGGATTTGTCCTACGactctgcggctgcggcggccgagGAAGCTGCGGCGGAAGAGCAAGCTTCTAAAGCCCTGGAGGCGttccgctgcaccgcctgccactttcagctgctgcggtacCCTTTCTGCCCCAAGAATGGCCAGCACCACGTTATCAGGGAGGATCTGCGTGACATCATCGAAAAGGATACCGGCGGCGATGATGTCGACCTTGATGCTTCAATCTTCCACTCCATCAAGTGGGCGCGCATTATCCTGGACGAGGCGCACCGCATCAAAGGCCGAACAACGAGCACGGCCCGCTCTGCCTTCGCTTTGGTGGCCGAGTACCGGTGGTGTCTCACCGGCACCCCACTACAGAACCGTGTTGGTGACTTGTACAGTCTCCTGCGCTTTTTGCGCATGCGACCGTACGCACACTACTATTGCGAAAGGGAGGGCTGCTCGTGTGCCTCGCTCTCGCACccgttctcctccacctcgcttCACCAGTGCGTCTTCTGCGGCCATGgaccactgcagcaccactcCTATTTCAACCGCTATATTCTCAATCCGATCAACCGCTACGGCTACATTGGAGACGGGCGACGCGGTATGATGATGCTGTCGAACGACGTCTTTTCCCGGGCGATGTTGCGCCGCACCAAGGTCGAGCGGGCCGctgacctgcagctgccatcGCTGACGGTCGAGGTGCTTCACATCCAGCTCACGAGGGAGGAGCGTAATTTTTATGAATCCCTGTACAAGAAGAGCACGGCCGAGTTCGACACGTTCGTGCACAAGGGAACGGTGCTGCACAACTATGCACACATTTTCCAGCTGCTTAGTCGCTTGCGTCAGGCCCTCGACAACCCACTGCTTGTGATGCACGGCATGAATGTTGGCACAGTGGTGAACGTCAAGGGTGTTTGCGGCATCTGTGGCGACGGCATCGAAGGTGAGAGTGCTCTGAAGGTACACCCGTGCCGGCACCAGTTTCACCGACTGTGTCTCGGCCAGTTCCTGGAGAGTGCCCCAGACAATGAGTTCCACTGCTCCATCTGCTTTGTGCGAATCAACGTGGatctgcggcagctgcggcaggatgcggaggaggacgatgacgaGGGCATCGGCGGCTTTGCGGCAGCGTTGCCTCCCGAGCTGGAAGATGAGGTTAACACCGAGGAGAACGACGACGCTGAGGGTAATGAAGACGGCAGTCTATCTCAGGTGTCGCAGTACATGCAAAATAAGGGAAGGCGGCGCACAACGCACACCGCGCCGACCAAAAAGGAACAGCGCAGCATTCTCACCCGGCTGGACCCGCAGAAGCCGCTGCACGGCACAAAGCTcgacgccatcgccgacTACATCGAGAGGGTGCCGAAAGACGAAAAGGTGGTTGTCTTTTCGCAGTTTGGTAGTATGCTGGACTTGATGCAATActggctgcagcgccgcttcatcAAAGCTGTAAAGCTGTGCGGGTCACTGAcgctgacgcagcggcagtcaGTGCTGCAGGCCTTTCTCCATGACCGAAGCGTACGTGTCATCCTCATCTCTCTGAAGGCAGGCGGAGAGGGTTTGAACCTGCAGGTAGCCAATCACGTGGTGCTGACCGATCCGTGGTGGAACCCAGCGGTCGAGATGCAGGCCGTGCAGCGAGCGCACCGGATCGGGCAGACCCGCCCGGTCCACGCTGTCCGCTTCGTTACGGAGCATTCAGTAGAGGAGCGCATGGTCGACCTGCAAGAAAAGAAGATGCTCGTGTTCGAGGGTACCATTGACGGCAAGTTGCAGTCGCTCAACAAGCTCACCGAGGAAGATCTGCAGTTCCTCTTTACACGGTAG
- a CDS encoding hypothetical protein (TriTrypDB/GeneDB-style sysID: LpmP.25.0720) — protein sequence MAKHIQRMRMELRATRRRMWIRCPTRYPATYDCEISINEFDRAVRCPPCHSATTQPVAAVSAISTLPVPSRHPVDGAERSLELKASTSQVCTLLNVRHGESTSTAHQLKPQQSRHHNGLLCRHYVLDSIVFLSLFTHICCIEYWSNLRSCGVNVQGLEQCHLEIPEDIFVVVPGGSTADTREVRKTDEGPPPMGFPCPSTWLFDFEGSTSFHYLLFIDVVCGLQEQSGFVKHTSVLLLHGTQGVLVLPTHTVAITTKLCQCTKDAANKVYLDLLRDARHNLDGTHIIHPFLRDIIILPHLRRQRALRGELDATLRHSVELQQQQKKHTDPSGGASISVSAGGTIGRGERLSPTSTTQRTTESIDKDSDDRKPNEAHTWWKSGASAPQE from the coding sequence ATGGCTAAGCACATCCAACGCATGCGCATGGAGTTGCGCGCGACTCGTCGAAGAATGTGGATAAGGTGCCCTACACGTTACCCAGCTACCTACGACTGCGAGATCTCTATCAATGAATTTGACCGTGCTGTGCGCTGCCCGCCGTGTCACTCGGCGACAACACAGCCGGTGGCCGCCGTCTCAGCGATCTCCACACTGCCAGTCCCGTCTCGTCACCCAGTGGACGGCGCCGAGAGGTCGCTCGAGCTGAAAGCATCTACATCGCAAGTCTGCACGCTGCTGAACGTGCGTCACGGCGAGTCGACCAGTACTGCACACCAGCTAAAGCCTCAGCAGTCGCGGCACCACAATGGCCTTCTGTGTCGACACTACGTCTTGGACAGCatcgttttcctctctctgttcacCCACATTTGTTGTATAGAGTACTGGTCCAATCTGCGTAGTTGCGGAGTGAATGTGCAGGGGCTGGAGCAGTGCCATCTGGAGATCCCGGAGGATATCTTCGTGGTGGTTCCAGGGGGCTCGACGGCAGACACGCGTGAGGTGCGCAAGACTGACGAGGGTCCGCCGCCGATGGGTTTCCCCTGTCCCTCGACGTGGTTATTCGACTTCGAAGGAAGCACCTCTTTCCACTACTTGCTATTCATTGACGTCGTGTGTgggctgcaggagcagagTGGCTTCGTCAAACACACCTCTGTATTACTGCTACACGGCACACAGGGCGTTCTCGTTTTACCCACTCACACTGTTGCCATTACCACGAAACTGTGTCAGTGCACGAAAGACGCCGCGAACAAGGTTTATCTCGACTTGCTGAGGGATGCACGACACAACCTGGACGGTACCCACATCATTCACCCCTTCCTCAGGGACATCATTATCCTGCCTCACTTGCGGCGTCAACGGGCGCTGCGCGGCGAGCTCGATGCGACGCTAAGACACAGTGTTGagttgcagcagcaacagaagaAGCACACCGAccccagcggtggtgcttcCATATCTGTGAGTGCTGGCGGCACGATAGGTCGCGGCGAGCGACTTTCACCAACCAGCACCACGCAGCGGACGACAGAGTCGATTGACAAGGACAGTGACGACAGAAAGCCGAATGAGGCGCACACGTGGTGGAAAAGTGGTGCTTCTGCTCCTCAAGAGTGA
- a CDS encoding hypothetical protein (TriTrypDB/GeneDB-style sysID: LpmP.25.0790), whose amino-acid sequence MGQSVSSSQANPSNDEGIVDAAKRHEPRCAGRANPLARKMQGELYTPNFPPLASGAGAAGVDSSTCAVGSHGNASDSAAAIPIFCLDASEQNMCQLFKWLELPPAQRAKVLQEVSKNVCGVLLHAPATTSVGDLRQFLLGQCPLRQRTPDKSALSPHLLAIRDPLLASAGGAAANGTPSGGSAKAFSNSLLTLPDSMVLSTLSMNKQLFFLPGVGASEADCNQLAAGHASVGAADSYPAALGREDAEAEKAAAASPSAYADDVSTAGRALVLLYSYEPSFGIGCNDILLLGCCASLCACIAASICCCINAQKDGSPSNVDTMPNNNNGDNGVPNYYYNPGNGTSYYAPPPPPPPPSPPPPPLNYYNEAPEYGMPPNTYPSANPYPVYQLQSL is encoded by the coding sequence ATGGGTCAGTCAGTCTCCTCTTCGCAGGCGAACCCTTCAAATGACGAAGGCATCGTCGATGCCGCCAAACGTCACGAGCCTCGCTGTGCTGGTAGAGCAAATCCGCTCGCCAGGAAGATGCAGGGCGAGCTTTACACCCCGAACTTTCCTCCTTTGGCGTCAGGCGCTGGGGCTGCTGGCGTGGACAGTTCCACATGCGCGGTTGGCTCTCACGGCAATGCGAGCGATTCGGCTGCGGCGATTCCTATTTTCTGCCTCGACGCATCGGAGCAGAACATGTGCCAGTTATTCAAGTGGCTGGagctgccgccagcgcagcgtGCCAAGGTCCTTCAAGAGGTATCGAAGAACGTCTGTGGTGTTCTCCTGCACGCTCCCGCCACCACAAGCGTGGGTGATCTGAGGCAGTTCCTTCTGGGACAGTGTCCCCTGCGTCAGCGCACACCAGACAAGAGTGCCTTGTCGCCTCATTTGCTTGCCATTCGCGATCCGCTTCTTGCCtccgctggtggtgctgcggctaATGGCACACCGTCTGGCGGCTCTGCGAAAGCCTTCTCCAactcgctgctgacgctACCAGACTCGATGGTGTTGTCCACTCTGAGCATGAACAAGcagcttttctttttgcctGGGGTGGGGGCTAGTGAAGCTGACTGCAACCAGCTCGCCGCAGGTCATgccagcgtcggcgccgctgactCCTACCCGGCTGCGCTGGGACGAGAAGATGCGGAGGCCGAgaaggcagcggctgcgagtCCCTCAGCCTACGCTGATGACGTTTCCACTGCGGGGCGCGCACTAGTGCTGCTCTACTCCTATGAGCCAAGCTTCGGCATTGGCTGCAACGACATTCTACTGCTTGGGTGCTGTGCTTCCCTCTGCGCCTGCATTGCGGCTAgcatctgctgctgtatAAATGCCCAGAAAGATGGGTCACCCAGCAACGTTGACACGATGCCCAACAATAACAACGGCGACAATGGTGTGCCCAATTACTACTACAACCCTGGCAACGGCACCTCTTACtacgcaccaccaccgccaccgccgccgccgtcgccgccgccaccgccgctgaaCTACTACAACGAGGCGCCCGAGTACGGCATGCCGCCGAATACATACCCAAGCGCCAATCCGTACCCGGTGTATCAGCTGCAGAGTCTGTAG